The Sulfitobacter sp. SK011 genome has a window encoding:
- a CDS encoding DUF3035 domain-containing protein, producing the protein MRRTLILVLIPLTLAACASTGLRDLRTNSSGPDEFRVAPVKALEAPNSYASLPPPTPGQANLTDRSALNEGIAAFGGRPEAAGGGIPASDGALVQHASRLGVTPGVRQQLAETDADFRRRKARLTQYRIFPTDNYAKVYRRQTLNAEVEAARWRRAGARTPSSPPAIR; encoded by the coding sequence ATGCGCCGTACGCTCATATTAGTCCTGATCCCCCTGACCCTTGCGGCATGTGCCAGCACCGGGTTGAGAGACCTGCGTACGAATTCAAGCGGTCCCGATGAGTTCCGGGTGGCCCCTGTCAAAGCCCTTGAGGCACCAAACAGCTACGCCAGCCTGCCTCCGCCAACACCGGGTCAGGCGAACCTCACAGATCGTTCAGCGCTGAATGAAGGGATTGCGGCATTTGGGGGCCGGCCCGAAGCCGCAGGCGGTGGTATTCCCGCAAGCGACGGTGCATTGGTGCAACATGCCAGCCGATTGGGTGTGACGCCGGGTGTGCGACAGCAATTGGCCGAAACGGATGCTGATTTCCGCAGGCGCAAGGCGCGCCTTACCCAGTACCGCATTTTCCCCACCGACAATTATGCCAAAGTCTATCGCCGTCAAACGCTGAATGCTGAGGTTGAGGCCGCACGTTGGCGCCGCGCGGGTGCACGCACGCCTTCCTCGCCACCTGCTATCCGTTAA
- a CDS encoding heparinase II/III family protein has protein sequence MLNTTSLKARKARFLNLWHAKVATRTRAQVKGFVSSPEPRTIGSYARGRQLVAGNYLFAGTLLNEPGTSIWDVEPPDAAYAEEIHGFAWMDDLAAVGDVAARTAAQNWLWAWIDIYGKGKGPGWTPDLTGRRLIRWINHALFVLRGQESDQSKAFYRSLEQQTQFLSRRWRGAAPGLPRFEALTGLIYAGLSLEGQESLADPAIKALARECTSQIDNQGGLPTRNPEELLAVFTLLTWAAAALSDAGRGAPKEHLEAIERIAPTLRSLRHADGALARFHGGGRGAEGWLDHALAASNVRATQPDGLAMGYARLSAGRTSVIIDAETPPSGAASDNAHASTLAFELTSGRRPLVVNCGSGASFGADWRRAGRATPSHSTLSLGGYSSARLAEPDRHTGHEALIDAATHVPVEISQMSDGIRFQGGHNGYVATHGLTHARTLELTLDGRGLAGEDMLLALEDVEKRRFDRALDAGKLKGIQFDIRFHLHPDVDATLDLGGAAISMALKSGEIWVFRHDGTHNLKLEAGVYLETTRLKPRAAQQIILTGMAFTYATRVRWSLSKAQETAIGVRDLSRDDPYAEED, from the coding sequence ATGTTAAACACCACCAGTCTGAAGGCGCGCAAAGCGCGTTTTCTCAATCTGTGGCACGCAAAGGTCGCAACCCGTACCCGTGCGCAGGTCAAAGGATTTGTATCCTCGCCGGAACCCCGCACCATCGGGTCCTATGCGCGTGGGCGGCAGTTGGTGGCAGGCAATTACCTGTTTGCAGGGACATTATTGAACGAACCGGGCACGTCCATCTGGGATGTGGAACCGCCTGATGCGGCATATGCCGAAGAAATTCACGGGTTTGCGTGGATGGACGATCTGGCCGCTGTCGGCGACGTTGCAGCACGAACTGCGGCACAAAACTGGCTGTGGGCCTGGATTGACATTTATGGCAAGGGCAAGGGTCCGGGATGGACACCTGATCTGACGGGGCGCCGGTTGATCCGCTGGATCAATCACGCGCTTTTTGTGCTGCGCGGGCAGGAATCGGATCAAAGCAAAGCGTTCTATCGCTCGTTGGAACAGCAAACCCAGTTCTTGTCACGGCGCTGGCGCGGGGCCGCCCCCGGATTGCCGAGGTTTGAGGCGTTGACGGGCCTCATTTACGCGGGCTTGTCGCTTGAGGGGCAGGAATCGCTGGCCGATCCGGCCATCAAGGCTTTGGCGCGCGAATGCACATCGCAAATAGACAACCAAGGCGGTTTGCCGACACGCAACCCCGAAGAATTGCTTGCTGTATTCACGCTTCTCACATGGGCTGCGGCGGCGCTGAGTGATGCGGGCCGTGGTGCGCCCAAGGAACATCTTGAAGCCATCGAACGCATCGCACCCACCCTGCGCAGCCTGCGGCACGCCGATGGTGCCCTGGCACGGTTTCATGGCGGCGGCCGCGGCGCTGAGGGGTGGTTGGATCATGCGCTTGCGGCGTCCAATGTACGGGCCACTCAGCCAGACGGGCTGGCCATGGGGTATGCGCGACTGTCGGCGGGCCGCACCAGCGTGATCATCGACGCGGAAACACCGCCGTCGGGTGCAGCGTCTGACAACGCCCATGCCTCAACGCTCGCTTTTGAACTGACCTCGGGGCGCAGGCCCCTGGTGGTCAACTGTGGCTCTGGCGCGTCCTTTGGTGCCGATTGGCGCAGGGCAGGTCGGGCCACACCGTCACATTCAACGCTGTCTTTGGGGGGCTATTCAAGTGCCCGGCTTGCCGAACCGGATCGCCACACCGGTCATGAGGCGCTGATTGATGCGGCGACCCATGTGCCCGTCGAGATCAGCCAGATGTCCGACGGCATTCGCTTTCAAGGCGGTCACAACGGATATGTCGCGACCCATGGTTTGACCCATGCGCGGACGCTTGAGTTAACGCTGGATGGGCGTGGGCTGGCGGGTGAGGATATGCTGCTGGCGTTGGAGGACGTTGAGAAGAGGCGTTTTGACCGCGCTCTGGATGCCGGCAAGTTGAAAGGCATTCAGTTTGATATACGGTTTCATCTGCACCCTGACGTCGATGCGACCCTCGATCTGGGCGGTGCTGCGATCTCTATGGCGCTCAAGAGCGGTGAAATATGGGTGTTCCGCCATGACGGCACACATAATCTCAAACTCGAAGCAGGCGTCTATCTGGAAACCACGCGGCTGAAACCACGTGCTGCACAACAGATTATTTTGACCGGAATGGCATTTACCTATGCCACACGGGTCAGGTGGTCCTTGTCCAAAGCGCAGGAAACTGCGATTGGCGTGCGGGATCTGTCACGAGACGATCCTTATGCCGAAGAAGACTGA
- the lspA gene encoding signal peptidase II, with translation MRNFIWAGFAAFLIDQASKYVVIHMMELARIRSIDVLPPVLNFRYGENRGINFGLGDGVSIWFLIVLALVICLAVTLWLRRSEQGFWAQISGGLLVGGALGNVADRLIYGYVLDFLNMSCCGINNPFVFNIADIFIFAGALGLVLFTTDKKAPPKSAVQKRQ, from the coding sequence ATGCGCAATTTTATCTGGGCCGGATTTGCCGCCTTTCTGATCGATCAGGCCAGCAAATATGTGGTGATCCACATGATGGAACTGGCCCGCATTCGGTCGATTGACGTGTTGCCGCCTGTTCTGAATTTTCGGTATGGCGAAAATCGGGGCATCAACTTTGGCCTTGGCGATGGCGTCAGCATCTGGTTCTTGATCGTCCTCGCGTTGGTTATTTGTCTTGCTGTTACCCTGTGGCTGCGACGATCAGAACAAGGGTTCTGGGCGCAAATAAGTGGTGGCCTTCTGGTGGGCGGGGCACTTGGTAACGTGGCGGATCGGCTGATCTATGGCTATGTGCTTGATTTTCTTAATATGTCTTGTTGCGGCATCAATAATCCGTTTGTTTTCAACATTGCCGACATCTTTATCTTTGCGGGTGCGTTGGGCTTGGTGTTGTTCACAACCGACAAAAAGGCACCTCCGAAAAGCGCTGTGCAAAAACGACAGTGA
- the purH gene encoding bifunctional phosphoribosylaminoimidazolecarboxamide formyltransferase/IMP cyclohydrolase produces MPDLHPVKRALLSVSDKTGLIDLGKALTAHGVELLSTGGSAKALRDAGLDVRDVADATGYPEMMDGRVKTLHPAVHGGLLALRDNKDHLAAMDTHGIGAIDLVVVNLYPFEATVAKGADYPEVIENIDIGGPAMIRSAAKNHGFVTVVVDTEDYSQVIAELDAHAGQTTYALRQRLAQTAYARTAAYDTAVSTWMAEQVSETPRRRTFGGTLAQTLRYGENPHQHAAFYTDGSDRPGVATATQHQGKELSYNNINDTDAAFELVSEFAPANGPACAIIKHANPCGVATGSTMIEAYTRAFDCDRTSAFGGIIALNQILDGETAEAISGIFTEVVIAPGADADAMSIFGKKKNLRLLTTDGLADPTLAKLAVRQVSGGYLVQDKDVGRITRDDLKVVTKRAPSDQELSDLLFAWTVAKHVKSNAIIYVKDGATVGVGAGQMSRVDSTRIAARKAQDMAEAMGLPAPLTQGSVVASDAFFPFADGLITAAEAGATALVQPGGSMRDDEVIAAADAAGLAMVFTNMRHFRH; encoded by the coding sequence ATGCCCGACCTGCACCCCGTCAAACGCGCCCTGCTTTCTGTATCTGACAAGACCGGATTGATTGATCTAGGCAAGGCTCTGACGGCGCATGGGGTTGAATTGCTGAGCACGGGTGGCTCGGCCAAGGCATTGCGCGATGCGGGGCTTGATGTCCGCGATGTGGCAGATGCGACCGGATATCCGGAAATGATGGACGGCCGCGTCAAGACATTGCACCCCGCAGTGCATGGCGGGTTGCTGGCCCTGCGCGACAACAAGGATCATCTGGCCGCGATGGACACCCATGGCATTGGCGCAATTGATCTGGTGGTGGTGAACCTCTATCCGTTTGAGGCGACGGTGGCCAAGGGGGCGGACTATCCTGAGGTTATTGAGAACATCGACATCGGTGGCCCGGCGATGATCAGATCAGCGGCCAAGAACCATGGCTTTGTGACTGTTGTGGTCGATACGGAAGATTATTCTCAGGTGATTGCCGAACTGGATGCCCATGCCGGTCAGACGACCTATGCCCTGCGCCAACGTCTGGCCCAGACCGCCTATGCCCGCACGGCGGCCTACGACACAGCGGTCAGCACATGGATGGCAGAGCAGGTCAGTGAAACACCGCGCCGCCGCACCTTTGGCGGAACCTTGGCGCAAACCTTGCGGTATGGCGAAAACCCCCATCAGCACGCGGCGTTCTATACCGATGGCAGTGACCGCCCCGGCGTGGCAACGGCCACCCAGCATCAGGGAAAAGAGCTGTCATATAACAACATCAACGACACCGATGCGGCGTTTGAACTGGTCAGCGAATTTGCACCCGCGAACGGCCCCGCCTGCGCGATTATCAAGCACGCCAACCCATGTGGCGTTGCAACGGGCAGCACCATGATCGAGGCCTACACGCGCGCCTTTGATTGTGACCGCACCTCGGCGTTTGGCGGCATCATCGCTTTGAACCAAATCCTTGACGGTGAAACTGCGGAAGCCATCAGCGGGATATTCACCGAAGTTGTGATTGCGCCCGGTGCTGATGCAGACGCCATGAGTATTTTTGGCAAAAAGAAGAATCTTCGGTTACTGACCACAGATGGGTTGGCTGACCCCACACTGGCAAAGCTGGCGGTGCGGCAGGTGTCGGGCGGATATCTGGTGCAGGACAAGGATGTGGGTCGGATCACCCGTGATGATCTGAAAGTTGTGACCAAGCGCGCGCCCTCTGACCAAGAGCTCAGCGATTTGCTTTTTGCCTGGACGGTTGCGAAACACGTTAAATCCAATGCGATTATTTATGTCAAAGATGGCGCCACAGTCGGCGTGGGCGCGGGCCAGATGAGCCGCGTCGACAGCACCCGAATTGCGGCCCGCAAGGCACAGGACATGGCCGAGGCGATGGGCCTGCCGGCCCCCTTGACACAAGGGTCTGTTGTGGCATCTGACGCGTTCTTTCCCTTTGCTGACGGGTTGATCACCGCAGCAGAGGCGGGGGCAACGGCACTTGTTCAACCGGGCGGGTCGATGCGCGATGACGAGGTGATCGCGGCTGCGGACGCGGCTGGTCTGGCGATGGTCTTTACCAACATGCGCCACTTTCGGCACTAA